The Microbacterium sp. LWH7-1.2 genome window below encodes:
- a CDS encoding glycosyltransferase family 2 protein encodes MSFVMPVLNERGYLRRAVETVLGQDIPGPAELVLALGPSTDGTNELAAELAAGDDRIVLVDNPDADIPIGLNLAIRAARHATVVRVDAHSELDPTYARRALATLDRVRAANVGGVMRADGRTPFQRAVARAYNSPIGLGGGAYHGGTQEGEAESAYLGVMRRDVLEEVGLFDESIRRGEDWELNLRIRRAGYRVWFDPTLAVTYWPRESWTRLVRQFSATGRWRGELVRRFGRGNSLRFFAPPALVLMILLGIVVGVLQVSGVLQGWWSVAASVVYLPVIAYALLIVGVAIGPGGGHGWRDKLWTAAVLPSMHLAWGWGFLLGVIGGAHDTVDTSRLGSRNTPLP; translated from the coding sequence GTGCTCGGGCAGGACATCCCCGGCCCGGCCGAGCTGGTCCTCGCCCTCGGTCCGTCAACGGACGGCACGAACGAACTGGCCGCCGAGCTCGCCGCCGGTGACGACCGCATCGTGCTGGTCGACAACCCCGACGCCGACATCCCCATCGGCCTGAACCTCGCGATCCGCGCCGCGCGCCACGCGACCGTCGTGCGCGTGGACGCGCACTCCGAGCTCGACCCGACGTATGCGCGACGCGCGCTGGCGACCCTCGATCGCGTGCGCGCGGCGAACGTGGGCGGCGTCATGCGCGCCGACGGCCGGACACCCTTCCAGCGTGCGGTCGCCCGCGCCTACAACTCCCCCATCGGCCTCGGCGGCGGCGCGTACCACGGCGGCACGCAAGAGGGCGAAGCCGAGTCCGCCTATCTCGGCGTCATGCGCCGCGACGTGCTCGAAGAGGTGGGGCTGTTCGATGAGAGCATCCGCCGCGGCGAGGACTGGGAGTTGAACCTGCGCATCCGCCGCGCCGGTTACCGCGTCTGGTTCGACCCGACGCTCGCCGTCACGTACTGGCCGCGCGAGAGCTGGACGCGCCTCGTGCGCCAGTTCTCGGCGACAGGGCGGTGGCGCGGAGAGCTCGTCCGCCGGTTCGGGCGCGGGAATTCGCTCCGCTTCTTCGCCCCGCCGGCGCTCGTGCTGATGATCCTGCTCGGCATCGTCGTCGGCGTGCTGCAGGTCTCCGGCGTGCTGCAGGGATGGTGGTCGGTGGCGGCATCCGTCGTCTATCTCCCCGTGATCGCGTACGCGCTCCTCATCGTCGGCGTCGCGATCGGCCCGGGCGGCGGGCACGGCTGGCGCGACAAGCTGTGGACCGCAGCCGTTCTTCCGTCCATGCACCTGGCGTGGGGATGGGGGTTCCTCCTCGGGGTGATCGGCGGCGCCCACGACACCGTCGACACGTCGCGACTCGGGAGTCGCAACACTCCTCTGCCCTGA